A stretch of the Proteus sp. ZN5 genome encodes the following:
- a CDS encoding YbaB/EbfC family nucleoid-associated protein, whose protein sequence is MFGKGGLGNLMKQAQQMQEKMQQMQEEIANLEVTGESGAGLVKITINGAHNCRRVEIDPSLLEDDKEMLEDLIAAAFNDAARRIDETQKERMASVSNGMQLPPGFKMPF, encoded by the coding sequence ATGTTCGGAAAAGGTGGTTTGGGTAATCTGATGAAGCAAGCCCAACAAATGCAAGAAAAAATGCAACAAATGCAAGAAGAGATTGCAAACTTAGAAGTGACCGGTGAATCTGGCGCTGGCTTAGTTAAGATCACTATCAATGGTGCTCATAATTGCCGTCGCGTTGAAATCGATCCTAGCCTGCTAGAAGATGACAAAGAGATGCTGGAAGATCTGATTGCTGCTGCCTTTAATGATGCTGCGCGTCGTATTGATGAAACGCAAAAAGAGAGAATGGCCTCTGTTTCTAACGGTATGCAATTGCCACCAGGCTTTAAGATGCCATTCTAA
- the dnaX gene encoding DNA polymerase III subunit gamma/tau — MSYQVLARKWRPQTFNDVVGQRHVLTALANGLDHQRLHHAYLFSGTRGVGKTTIARLFAKGLNCETGITSKPCGQCANCLEIEQGRFVDLIEIDAASRTKVEDTRELLDNVQYAPARGRFKVYLIDEVHMLSRHSFNALLKTLEEPPEHVKFLLATTDPQKLPVTILSRCLQFHLRALDIDQIATQLEKVLSAEHIENDVRARQLIARAADGSMRDALSLTDQAIASGEGVVSAEVVSQMLGTIDDAQPLALIEALVKADGQQVMSLVNEVASRGTDWENFLVETLSLLHQIAMLQLLPSEENPQEQFTQERLRLLAKSVSPQDLQLYYQTLLVGRKELTYAPDRRMGVEMTLLRALAFHPKTVIDEIPSAPLAQTLPSASLPANRMTEHYAPQVAQTHSSQMAHQPSSPMENSASLGNSPAAQLLRARQAIKGTEQQTPPKKSEPATPNRAKPAASALERLAAVSEKRQQVAKRQTNAPEKKKKEEYQWRPQNPELMSTQEVVSSPKEIKEVLEYEKTPELAAKIAKESQERDDWAAEIDKMPLPKLVQQLALNAYKETVNEENVILHLRTKQKHLNSANALRTLTNALSELHGKAISLTIIEDDDPAVKTPLEWRQAIYDEKLALSRQSIITDKTIQTLQQYFDAELDEESIRPV, encoded by the coding sequence ATGAGCTATCAGGTACTTGCCCGTAAGTGGCGCCCACAAACTTTTAACGATGTTGTTGGTCAACGTCATGTGTTGACGGCTTTAGCTAATGGTCTTGATCATCAGCGACTTCATCACGCCTATCTTTTTTCTGGCACAAGAGGTGTCGGAAAAACTACTATTGCCCGATTATTTGCCAAAGGGCTTAATTGTGAAACTGGCATTACGAGTAAACCTTGTGGTCAATGTGCAAATTGCCTTGAAATAGAACAAGGGCGTTTTGTCGATTTAATTGAAATCGATGCCGCATCTCGTACTAAGGTAGAAGATACCCGTGAACTGCTTGATAATGTGCAATATGCACCAGCTCGTGGACGTTTTAAGGTCTACCTAATCGACGAAGTTCACATGCTTTCTCGCCACAGTTTTAATGCGCTATTAAAAACATTAGAAGAACCGCCTGAGCACGTTAAATTCTTATTAGCGACGACCGATCCACAAAAATTACCTGTGACGATTTTATCGCGTTGCTTGCAATTTCATCTGCGTGCATTAGATATTGACCAGATTGCGACACAACTCGAAAAAGTACTTTCAGCCGAGCATATTGAAAATGATGTAAGAGCGCGTCAACTTATTGCACGTGCTGCTGATGGCAGTATGCGAGATGCGTTAAGCTTAACAGACCAGGCTATTGCAAGTGGTGAAGGTGTTGTCAGTGCAGAAGTGGTTAGCCAAATGCTTGGCACTATTGATGATGCTCAGCCTTTAGCATTGATTGAAGCGCTGGTAAAAGCTGATGGTCAACAGGTTATGTCGCTGGTTAATGAAGTTGCTTCAAGAGGTACTGACTGGGAAAATTTCTTGGTTGAAACACTCTCATTGCTACATCAAATTGCAATGTTGCAATTATTGCCTAGTGAAGAAAATCCTCAAGAGCAATTTACTCAAGAACGCTTACGTTTATTGGCTAAATCTGTTTCTCCACAAGATTTACAACTCTATTATCAAACCTTATTAGTAGGGCGAAAAGAGCTGACTTATGCGCCAGATAGACGCATGGGCGTTGAAATGACGCTGCTACGTGCGCTTGCTTTTCATCCTAAAACAGTCATTGATGAAATACCTTCCGCGCCATTAGCACAAACTTTACCGTCAGCATCATTGCCGGCGAATAGAATGACTGAGCATTATGCACCACAAGTGGCACAAACGCATTCGTCTCAAATGGCTCACCAACCTTCTTCACCAATGGAAAATAGTGCTTCATTAGGCAATAGCCCCGCAGCACAACTTTTAAGAGCAAGGCAAGCAATTAAGGGGACGGAACAACAAACCCCGCCAAAAAAGTCTGAACCGGCGACGCCTAATCGGGCTAAGCCGGCTGCTAGTGCATTAGAGCGGCTAGCAGCCGTGAGTGAAAAACGCCAGCAAGTTGCTAAGCGCCAGACTAATGCGCCTGAAAAGAAGAAAAAAGAAGAGTACCAGTGGCGTCCACAAAATCCTGAATTAATGTCAACGCAAGAGGTTGTTTCTTCACCAAAAGAGATCAAAGAAGTTCTCGAATATGAAAAAACACCTGAATTAGCAGCAAAAATTGCTAAAGAGTCGCAAGAAAGAGATGATTGGGCCGCTGAAATTGACAAAATGCCACTGCCAAAATTAGTACAACAACTGGCATTAAATGCGTATAAAGAGACAGTAAACGAAGAAAACGTTATTTTACATTTACGAACTAAACAGAAACATTTAAATTCAGCAAATGCGTTACGCACGCTTACTAATGCGTTAAGTGAATTGCATGGAAAAGCAATTTCACTCACAATTATAGAAGATGATGATCCAGCGGTAAAAACACCGTTGGAGTGGCGACAAGCCATTTATGATGAAAAATTGGCGTTATCGCGTCAATCGATTATTACGGATAAAACGATTCAAACATTACAGCAATATTTTGATGCTGAACTGGATGAAGAGAGTATCCGACCTGTTTAA
- the acrR gene encoding multidrug efflux transporter transcriptional repressor AcrR, whose translation MARKTKRQAQETKQQIIDAALRLFTVQGVSATSLSDIASEAGVTRGAIYWHFKNKVDLFTEACELTDLKIESLEIEYQTKYPDDPLFVLRELLIYILTSIVEDPKHNALLEIYFHKCEFVGEMTPIVEIRRELCAADHSRIELSLSRCIEKKQLPADLNLRRAAIMLRAMMTGLAENWLFSPESFSIKDESQYLIDSFIDMIKHSANMRISASS comes from the coding sequence ATGGCACGAAAAACTAAACGGCAGGCACAAGAAACAAAACAGCAGATTATTGATGCTGCACTTAGGCTGTTTACTGTGCAAGGCGTTTCTGCCACATCACTTTCAGATATTGCATCAGAGGCAGGTGTTACCCGTGGCGCAATATATTGGCACTTTAAAAATAAAGTGGATTTATTTACTGAAGCGTGCGAACTCACCGACTTAAAAATAGAATCTTTAGAAATAGAGTATCAAACAAAATACCCAGATGATCCACTATTTGTATTAAGAGAATTGCTTATTTACATATTGACATCGATTGTCGAAGATCCCAAACATAATGCACTTTTAGAAATATATTTCCATAAATGCGAATTTGTCGGTGAAATGACACCAATTGTTGAAATTCGCAGAGAACTGTGTGCAGCCGATCACTCTAGAATAGAACTGTCTTTATCCCGTTGTATTGAAAAAAAACAACTTCCTGCCGACCTTAATTTAAGAAGAGCCGCTATCATGTTAAGAGCAATGATGACAGGTCTTGCTGAAAATTGGTTATTTTCACCAGAAAGTTTTTCTATCAAAGATGAAAGTCAATATTTGATTGATAGCTTTATTGATATGATAAAGCACAGCGCAAATATGAGAATATCAGCGTCATCTTAA
- a CDS encoding DsrE/DsrF/TusD sulfur relay family protein yields MSKVLVIANGAAYGNESLFNALRLSITLKEQHPETELNIFLMSDAVTGALARQQPKEGYNLQQMLEILTAQNVPVKLCKTCTDTRGISDLPLVDGAELGTLVDLAQWTLDADKILTF; encoded by the coding sequence ATGAGTAAGGTGTTAGTTATTGCTAATGGTGCTGCTTATGGCAATGAATCATTATTTAACGCTCTGCGTTTATCCATCACATTAAAAGAACAACATCCAGAAACTGAATTAAATATTTTTTTAATGTCGGATGCTGTAACAGGAGCTTTAGCTCGCCAACAACCTAAAGAAGGTTATAACTTACAGCAAATGCTTGAAATCCTAACAGCACAAAATGTTCCTGTTAAACTCTGTAAGACATGTACAGATACTCGTGGTATCAGTGATTTACCACTTGTTGATGGTGCAGAGTTAGGCACATTAGTAGATTTAGCTCAGTGGACATTAGATGCTGATAAAATCCTAACTTTCTGA
- the mscK gene encoding mechanosensitive channel MscK, with the protein MRIQTFFSQFNNRIMTTIFATIIMFIFFGFSITSVLAAAPSNLPTQESIQNQLNLLNKRSELSAEDKLTIADFEQSLLLLDNIQQLEKKLASYDKTVEQLPEKLRNAQYQLNQLKQKVANKEAEDYQKSLEVLPLATLESQLETVLQSLQKAQDDLANYSNELIVLQTQPERAQSVLFNNSERLQQIRILLNKSSADKAQMRPSAVQLLQLEQYYLQQQNNYQKRTLQSNVQLQSLLQLQRDYSSAYIDLSQEHAQLIQDEISDKRLDSSEETAKEAQSTGLENQAINSNPFYLAQTEINKHLSDKLIVTTQNNNELNRHSLMVKNRLDRAIQSERNLKEQIDVLKGSLLLSRILFEEQVDLPEGTFINNLPDKIADLRLEQFEINKQRDQIIQPSIYIDQLMNEYQATHPEVTEPNAQKELRSALELLVDARRELLDKLNNQLGNQISGSINLQMDQQQLRSVVSSLENTLAQQIFWVSSNKPINLNWFSTFPAQAVAEFQSFKLNWSNENLLIGAKKSLPVLIALILFGSILIWQRKKLDIQFAKLNGDINKLNKDSQLHTPLALGIVFLKTLPLSCFVLAIGYWLINSFNVQQEFIWSFAWQFAVFWLMFEWSYRLMSDDGVAVKHFKIPIERVQQNRKRLLRLSLPMLPIILLSAYGINNPLLLVGDVIGQLVAIISLFGISFFALPFCREMWQEKGNHVVRTVVITLLTFSPLILMGLVIFGYYYTALRLANRWIDSLYLLMLWFIAYHASLRGLTVAARRLAYRRALERRQAMLKEKKEGEDNSLEPIQEPPMDMDQINQQSLRLTTMILFIIFASSFYGIWSDFITVFTYLDGITLWSYNLPTELGNVVKAVTVADLLLSVSIMAISWFMTRNLPGLLEVLILSRIKLQQGASYAITTILTYIIIAIGTIVSLGILGVAWEKLQWLAAALTVGLGFGLQEIFANFVSGLIILFERPVRIGDTVTIGTYSGTVSRIRIRATTVTDFDRKEVIIPNKAFVTERLINWTLSDTVTRIIIQVGVAYGSDLDKVKEILMKAAKDNVRVMTEPEPVVLFTEFGASTLNHDLRFYVRTLGDRSIAIDEVNRAIDKLCNENNINIAFNQLDVYLHNKQGDEIQEIKRPLDGSTPEANTPFA; encoded by the coding sequence ATGCGTATTCAAACTTTTTTTTCTCAGTTCAATAATCGAATAATGACGACCATCTTCGCCACGATTATTATGTTTATTTTTTTTGGTTTCTCCATCACCTCTGTTTTAGCCGCCGCACCTAGTAATTTACCTACCCAAGAAAGCATTCAAAATCAGCTTAATTTATTAAATAAACGTAGTGAGTTAAGTGCAGAAGATAAATTAACGATTGCTGACTTTGAACAATCGCTCTTATTACTTGATAACATTCAACAGTTAGAAAAAAAATTAGCGAGTTATGATAAAACCGTCGAGCAATTACCTGAAAAATTGCGGAATGCACAATATCAACTTAATCAGTTAAAACAGAAAGTCGCTAATAAAGAAGCGGAAGACTATCAAAAGTCACTGGAAGTATTACCATTAGCAACGTTAGAGTCACAATTAGAGACCGTTTTACAATCATTACAAAAGGCTCAAGACGATTTAGCAAATTACAGCAATGAACTTATAGTGTTACAAACACAACCAGAAAGGGCGCAATCTGTTTTATTTAATAACTCAGAAAGACTGCAACAAATAAGAATATTATTGAATAAAAGCAGTGCAGATAAAGCACAAATGCGACCTTCAGCAGTACAGTTATTGCAATTAGAACAATATTACCTTCAACAACAGAATAATTATCAAAAGCGTACCTTACAATCTAATGTGCAGTTGCAAAGCCTATTACAACTTCAGCGTGATTATAGTTCTGCTTACATTGATCTTTCCCAAGAACATGCTCAACTCATTCAAGATGAGATTAGTGATAAGCGTTTAGACAGTTCAGAAGAAACGGCGAAAGAAGCGCAAAGTACAGGACTTGAAAATCAAGCGATTAATAGTAATCCTTTTTATTTAGCGCAAACAGAAATTAATAAACATCTTAGTGATAAGCTGATTGTTACAACACAAAATAATAATGAGTTAAATCGCCACAGTCTAATGGTCAAAAATCGTTTAGATAGAGCCATTCAATCTGAACGAAATTTAAAAGAACAAATTGATGTGCTTAAAGGAAGCTTATTGCTTTCTCGTATCTTATTTGAAGAGCAGGTCGATTTACCTGAAGGTACTTTTATTAATAATCTGCCCGATAAAATTGCAGATTTACGTTTAGAGCAGTTTGAAATAAACAAACAACGCGATCAGATAATTCAGCCCAGCATTTATATTGATCAATTGATGAATGAGTACCAAGCTACCCATCCTGAAGTGACAGAACCTAATGCACAAAAAGAGCTGCGTAGTGCATTAGAGTTACTTGTTGATGCGCGACGTGAATTACTTGATAAGCTAAATAATCAATTAGGTAATCAAATCTCGGGTTCGATTAACCTACAAATGGATCAACAACAATTACGCAGTGTGGTGAGTTCACTCGAAAACACGTTGGCACAGCAAATTTTCTGGGTAAGTAGCAATAAGCCAATTAACCTCAACTGGTTCTCAACATTCCCTGCTCAAGCTGTTGCTGAATTTCAAAGTTTTAAACTTAATTGGTCAAATGAAAATCTGCTGATCGGGGCTAAGAAATCACTTCCTGTTCTTATTGCACTAATTTTGTTCGGTTCAATACTGATTTGGCAACGTAAGAAACTTGATATCCAGTTTGCAAAACTCAATGGGGATATTAATAAACTCAATAAAGATTCCCAATTACATACCCCACTCGCGCTGGGAATTGTCTTTCTAAAAACATTACCGCTATCTTGTTTCGTCTTAGCAATAGGATATTGGCTAATCAATAGCTTCAATGTACAACAAGAATTTATCTGGTCTTTCGCTTGGCAATTTGCGGTATTTTGGCTGATGTTTGAATGGTCTTATCGCTTAATGTCTGACGATGGTGTTGCTGTAAAACATTTCAAAATTCCAATAGAACGAGTCCAGCAAAACCGTAAACGTTTATTGCGACTCTCTCTTCCTATGTTGCCTATTATTTTGCTTTCTGCTTATGGGATTAATAATCCGTTATTGCTGGTGGGGGATGTTATTGGGCAGTTGGTTGCGATTATTTCATTATTTGGTATTAGTTTCTTTGCACTGCCATTTTGCCGTGAAATGTGGCAAGAGAAAGGCAACCATGTTGTTAGAACCGTTGTGATTACCTTATTAACGTTTTCGCCTTTAATTTTAATGGGGCTGGTTATTTTTGGTTATTACTATACGGCGTTACGTTTGGCAAATCGTTGGATCGACAGTTTATATCTGCTTATGTTGTGGTTTATTGCATACCACGCCAGTTTGCGCGGATTAACCGTTGCTGCTAGAAGGCTTGCTTATCGCCGAGCTCTTGAACGTAGACAAGCTATGTTAAAAGAGAAAAAAGAAGGTGAAGATAACAGCCTTGAACCTATTCAAGAGCCGCCAATGGATATGGATCAAATCAATCAGCAATCATTAAGACTAACAACGATGATTTTATTTATCATTTTTGCTTCTAGTTTCTATGGAATTTGGTCTGATTTTATTACTGTCTTTACGTATTTAGATGGAATAACGCTCTGGAGTTATAATTTACCAACAGAACTAGGTAATGTTGTTAAGGCAGTTACTGTTGCTGATCTCTTATTGTCTGTTTCCATTATGGCAATTTCTTGGTTTATGACGAGAAACTTACCGGGGTTATTAGAAGTATTAATCTTATCTCGTATAAAACTGCAACAAGGTGCTTCTTACGCGATCACAACCATTTTGACCTACATTATTATTGCTATCGGAACCATCGTATCACTGGGAATATTAGGTGTAGCATGGGAAAAATTGCAATGGTTAGCCGCGGCTTTAACGGTTGGTTTAGGGTTTGGTTTACAAGAAATATTTGCCAACTTTGTGTCTGGTTTAATCATCTTGTTCGAAAGACCTGTCAGAATTGGCGATACTGTTACTATTGGTACTTATTCCGGTACAGTTAGCCGAATTCGTATTAGAGCAACGACAGTGACTGACTTTGATCGAAAAGAAGTGATTATTCCAAATAAAGCGTTTGTAACCGAGCGACTTATTAACTGGACATTATCTGATACGGTGACACGTATTATTATTCAAGTGGGCGTTGCTTATGGTTCTGATCTCGATAAGGTCAAAGAGATCTTAATGAAAGCCGCTAAAGATAATGTCAGAGTGATGACAGAGCCAGAACCTGTGGTGCTATTTACTGAATTTGGGGCAAGTACCCTAAATCATGATTTGCGTTTTTATGTCAGAACATTAGGTGATAGAAGTATTGCAATAGATGAGGTTAACCGTGCTATTGATAAGCTATGTAATGAAAATAATATCAATATCGCGTTTAACCAACTTGATGTCTATTTACATAATAAACAAGGTGATGAAATACAAGAAATAAAACGACCTCTGGATGGCTCAACACCTGAAGCCAATACGCCTTTCGCTTAA
- a CDS encoding efflux RND transporter periplasmic adaptor subunit, translating into MRKNRGVLPLALLVLSGSLVLAGCDDKAKQSAGGPPPAPAVGVVTLGAQALTITTDLPGRTSAFRIAEVRPQVGGIILKRNYTEGSYVEAGTSLYQIDPAMFEATLNSAQAELAKAKANAEIARLTVERYKPLLGTNYVSKQDFDTATSQYAQAVAAVRAGEAAVTTAKINLEYTKVTAPISGRSGKSTVTEGALVAPGQQVALTTVQQIDPIYVNVTQSSEDYLKLKNEIESGVIRQEQGKPVVHLTLTNGQAYAQKGHLEFSDVTVDETTGSITMRAIVPNPNGELLPGMFVRTKLENGIRQNAVLIPQQAVIRTARGDATTMVVNKDNVVEVRTIEVSQAVGNKWLVNSGVQAGERVIVSGLQKAKPKMTVTAQEENLDAKPSPEQTEPAKNPQ; encoded by the coding sequence ATGCGAAAAAACAGAGGGGTTTTGCCTCTGGCTCTGTTAGTGCTATCAGGCAGCTTGGTTCTTGCTGGATGTGACGACAAAGCTAAACAGTCTGCTGGAGGTCCACCTCCTGCACCGGCTGTGGGTGTTGTGACTTTAGGAGCGCAAGCTCTGACAATCACCACTGATTTACCTGGTCGTACATCAGCCTTCCGTATTGCTGAAGTTCGCCCTCAAGTTGGCGGCATTATTTTAAAACGCAATTACACCGAAGGTAGCTATGTAGAAGCAGGTACATCTTTGTACCAAATCGACCCAGCTATGTTTGAAGCAACTTTAAATAGTGCGCAAGCTGAACTGGCGAAAGCTAAAGCTAATGCTGAAATAGCGCGTCTCACTGTGGAGCGTTATAAGCCTCTGCTGGGTACAAACTATGTCAGTAAACAAGATTTTGATACCGCAACTTCTCAGTATGCACAAGCTGTCGCTGCTGTTAGAGCGGGCGAAGCAGCTGTCACAACGGCAAAGATTAATCTTGAATATACGAAAGTAACGGCTCCAATTTCAGGTCGTTCGGGTAAATCAACGGTGACTGAAGGCGCCCTTGTCGCTCCAGGTCAACAAGTCGCGCTGACAACTGTTCAGCAAATCGATCCGATTTACGTCAATGTGACACAGTCGAGTGAAGATTACCTGAAACTCAAAAATGAAATTGAAAGTGGCGTTATTCGTCAAGAGCAAGGCAAACCTGTTGTTCATTTAACACTGACTAATGGGCAAGCTTACGCACAGAAAGGCCATTTAGAATTTTCTGATGTGACTGTTGATGAGACAACAGGCTCAATTACTATGCGTGCTATCGTACCTAACCCAAATGGGGAGTTATTACCAGGTATGTTTGTTCGCACTAAGCTAGAAAATGGTATTCGTCAAAATGCAGTTTTGATCCCACAGCAAGCCGTTATTCGTACAGCGCGTGGTGATGCAACAACAATGGTTGTTAATAAAGACAATGTTGTTGAAGTTCGTACCATCGAAGTATCACAAGCTGTTGGTAATAAATGGCTCGTTAATAGTGGTGTTCAGGCTGGTGAGCGCGTTATCGTTTCTGGATTGCAAAAAGCAAAACCAAAAATGACAGTAACGGCTCAAGAAGAGAATTTAGATGCGAAGCCATCACCTGAACAAACTGAGCCAGCTAAGAATCCTCAATAA
- the recR gene encoding recombination mediator RecR — MQTSPLLESLMEALRCLPGVGPKSAQRMAFQLLQRDRSGGMRLAQALTRAMSEIGHCCDCRTFTEEERCTICANVRRQQNGQICVVESPADIHAIEQTGQFAGRYFVLMGHLSPLDGIGPMDIGLDRLEERLSQETISEVILATNPTVEGEATANYIAEICAQYDIAASRIAHGVPVGGELEMVDGTTLSHSIAGRQKIHY, encoded by the coding sequence ATGCAAACCAGCCCACTTCTTGAATCATTAATGGAAGCGTTGCGTTGTTTACCCGGTGTCGGGCCTAAATCAGCGCAACGAATGGCTTTCCAACTGCTTCAACGTGATAGAAGCGGTGGAATGCGACTTGCACAAGCACTCACGCGTGCAATGTCTGAAATTGGTCATTGTTGTGATTGCCGAACCTTTACTGAAGAAGAGCGTTGCACCATCTGTGCCAATGTTCGCCGTCAGCAAAATGGGCAAATTTGTGTTGTCGAAAGTCCTGCGGATATTCATGCTATCGAGCAGACAGGGCAGTTTGCGGGTCGATACTTTGTTTTAATGGGGCATTTATCCCCTTTAGATGGTATTGGGCCTATGGATATTGGTTTAGATAGACTTGAAGAACGTTTAAGCCAAGAGACTATTTCAGAAGTGATCTTGGCTACAAATCCGACCGTTGAAGGTGAAGCTACAGCCAATTACATTGCTGAAATTTGTGCTCAGTATGATATTGCTGCTAGCCGAATTGCTCATGGAGTTCCCGTGGGCGGTGAGCTTGAAATGGTCGATGGTACAACGCTTTCGCACTCTATCGCTGGACGCCAAAAAATCCACTATTAA
- a CDS encoding primosomal replication protein, which yields MNKPDPLSLFKKQIDNLAETVAPIANKKIAAPCFDTALFHRRSDSLGGYMQQIRDNFTQLIACVEAQRSQQVKFLATQILQQIEALTRELSTQTLRKQENQLTQRKKSVDLYQKLAQHQDYERRLQSMIQDRELSLTQAQNFIKQQELQKEIAALENRLARCKNALFSIEKSIEKQEDKF from the coding sequence ATGAATAAACCCGATCCTTTAAGCTTGTTTAAAAAACAGATAGACAATCTTGCCGAAACAGTGGCGCCTATTGCAAACAAAAAAATTGCAGCACCTTGCTTCGACACAGCACTATTCCACCGCCGAAGTGATTCCCTTGGTGGCTATATGCAACAGATCCGCGATAATTTTACCCAGTTAATCGCTTGTGTTGAGGCACAACGAAGCCAGCAGGTTAAATTTCTGGCCACACAAATCCTACAACAAATTGAAGCATTAACTCGTGAATTATCGACACAAACACTAAGAAAGCAAGAGAACCAGCTTACTCAACGAAAAAAAAGTGTCGATTTATACCAAAAGCTTGCCCAACATCAGGATTATGAACGTCGATTACAATCCATGATCCAAGATAGAGAACTTTCATTAACACAAGCACAAAACTTTATAAAACAACAAGAGTTACAAAAAGAGATTGCTGCGCTTGAAAATCGCCTTGCACGCTGCAAAAACGCCCTGTTTTCTATCGAAAAGAGCATTGAAAAACAAGAAGATAAATTTTAA
- the apt gene encoding adenine phosphoribosyltransferase gives MTANAQQLQFIKDSIETIPDYPKEGILFRDITTLLDNPAAYQATIDLLVEHYQGQGITKVVGTEARGFLFGAPVALRLGVGFVPVRKKGKLPRETLSETYDLEYGTDTLEIHKDSITDQDKVLMVDDLLATGGTIEATARLIRRLGGTVTEAAFIICLPDLGGIERLEKQGVHSFTLVDFPGH, from the coding sequence ATGACTGCTAACGCGCAACAACTGCAATTTATTAAAGACAGTATTGAAACCATTCCTGATTATCCAAAAGAAGGGATATTATTCCGTGATATCACTACGTTATTGGATAATCCTGCTGCATATCAGGCAACCATTGATTTATTGGTAGAACACTATCAAGGTCAGGGTATCACTAAAGTTGTGGGTACCGAAGCGCGTGGCTTCTTATTTGGTGCTCCTGTTGCCTTACGCCTAGGTGTTGGTTTTGTTCCTGTTCGTAAAAAAGGTAAATTGCCTCGCGAAACGCTCAGTGAAACTTATGATCTGGAATACGGCACAGATACTTTAGAGATCCACAAAGATAGCATTACGGATCAAGACAAAGTATTAATGGTTGATGATTTATTGGCAACGGGTGGCACTATTGAAGCAACAGCTCGTCTTATCCGCCGTTTAGGTGGCACTGTGACAGAAGCTGCTTTCATTATCTGCTTACCAGATTTAGGCGGTATCGAACGCTTAGAAAAACAAGGTGTTCACAGCTTTACACTGGTTGATTTTCCAGGACATTAA
- the rsmS gene encoding pleiotropic regulatory protein RsmS yields the protein MSLKEAPESVQLAVDLIYLLESHHIDPKTALEALEIVRQDYEKKLATQSPHSSL from the coding sequence ATGAGTTTAAAAGAAGCACCTGAGTCTGTTCAATTGGCAGTCGATCTTATCTATTTACTTGAAAGCCACCATATTGATCCTAAAACAGCACTGGAAGCGCTTGAGATTGTACGCCAAGATTATGAAAAAAAATTGGCGACACAATCTCCCCATTCATCTCTTTAA